One Cellulomonas taurus genomic region harbors:
- a CDS encoding electron transfer flavoprotein subunit beta/FixA family protein, giving the protein MKIVVCVKHVPDIQADRELGPDHRVVRTGGDGTINELDENALEAAAQIAEGSDEDVEVVVITVGPDDAEDAARRGLQLGADAGVHVLDDDIAGSDVFATARVLAAAIRRVGDVDLVLTGMAGLDGLTSLLPATLADLLDLPALTLAAEVTVADGEVTVRRDLDHATEVLAAPLPALVSVTDRANEPRYPNFQAIMAARKKPVETIALADLGLEPGEVGAAGSRTAVLTAAPRPPREDRVLVTGGADAGRELAAWLVEQGLVREDVR; this is encoded by the coding sequence GTGAAGATCGTGGTGTGCGTCAAGCATGTGCCCGACATCCAGGCCGATCGTGAACTGGGTCCCGACCACCGTGTGGTCCGGACCGGCGGGGACGGGACGATCAACGAGCTGGACGAGAACGCGTTGGAGGCGGCGGCCCAGATCGCCGAGGGCAGCGACGAGGACGTCGAGGTCGTGGTGATCACCGTCGGACCGGACGACGCCGAGGACGCCGCCCGGCGCGGGTTGCAGCTGGGCGCCGACGCCGGGGTGCACGTGCTCGACGACGACATCGCCGGGTCGGACGTGTTCGCCACCGCGCGGGTGCTGGCGGCGGCGATCCGGCGGGTGGGGGACGTGGACCTGGTGCTGACCGGGATGGCCGGGCTGGACGGCCTGACCTCGCTGCTGCCCGCCACCCTGGCCGATCTGCTGGACCTGCCCGCGCTGACCCTGGCGGCGGAGGTGACGGTCGCCGACGGTGAGGTCACGGTGCGCCGCGACCTGGACCACGCCACCGAGGTGCTGGCCGCGCCGCTGCCCGCCCTGGTGTCGGTCACCGATCGGGCCAACGAGCCGCGCTACCCGAACTTCCAGGCGATCATGGCCGCGCGCAAGAAGCCGGTGGAGACCATCGCGCTCGCCGACCTGGGCCTGGAGCCGGGCGAGGTCGGGGCCGCCGGGTCGCGGACCGCGGTGCTGACCGCCGCGCCGCGGCCGCCGCGCGAGGACCGGGTGCTGGTCACCGGGGGAGCCGATGCGGGGCGGGAGCTGGCAGCGTGGTTGGTCGAGCAGGGTCTGGTGCGGGAGGACGTGCGATGA
- a CDS encoding electron transfer flavoprotein subunit alpha/FixB family protein, whose amino-acid sequence MSEVLVLLDHTEDGDLRPAALEAVTAGRALGDVQAVWIGERMSADVPEQLGRYGASVLHRVRVTDADARLTAVQGAALVAVATHDVVLGTSSFVGKEVAAHLAVATGAGVVSDATAVRRDDSGRIVADKTVLAGTWTTQCAVLTSPAIVLLKAGAVVAEPVDGPAATVREHTVSAAAASRGIRVVEHTPTAASDRPDLGSADVVVVGGRGTDGDFGPLEELADVLGGAVGATRVATDEGWIGHEAQIGQTGVTVTPRLYIGAGVSGAVHHRGGMQASGTIVAINPDPEAPIFEIADYGIVGDLFEVLPAVSAELRARRG is encoded by the coding sequence ATGAGCGAGGTTCTGGTCCTGCTGGACCACACCGAGGACGGCGACCTGCGTCCGGCGGCCCTGGAGGCGGTCACCGCCGGACGGGCGCTCGGCGACGTGCAGGCGGTGTGGATCGGTGAGCGGATGTCCGCCGACGTGCCGGAGCAGCTCGGCCGGTACGGGGCGAGCGTGCTGCACCGGGTGCGGGTGACCGACGCCGACGCCCGACTGACGGCGGTGCAGGGTGCTGCCCTGGTCGCGGTCGCGACGCACGACGTGGTGCTGGGCACGTCGAGCTTCGTCGGCAAGGAGGTTGCCGCGCACCTGGCGGTGGCCACCGGCGCGGGCGTGGTCTCGGACGCGACCGCGGTCCGGCGGGACGACTCCGGCCGGATCGTCGCGGACAAGACGGTGCTCGCCGGGACCTGGACCACGCAGTGCGCGGTGCTGACCAGCCCGGCGATCGTCCTGCTCAAGGCGGGCGCCGTGGTCGCGGAGCCGGTGGACGGTCCGGCGGCGACGGTGCGGGAGCACACCGTGTCGGCGGCGGCCGCGAGCCGTGGCATCCGCGTGGTCGAGCACACCCCGACCGCCGCCTCCGACCGGCCGGACCTCGGGTCGGCGGATGTGGTGGTGGTCGGCGGGCGGGGCACCGACGGCGACTTCGGCCCGTTGGAGGAGCTCGCGGACGTCCTGGGCGGCGCGGTGGGGGCCACCCGGGTCGCCACCGACGAGGGCTGGATCGGGCACGAGGCGCAGATCGGCCAGACCGGGGTCACCGTGACGCCGCGGCTGTACATCGGCGCCGGGGTCTCCGGCGCGGTGCACCACCGGGGCGGCATGCAGGCATCCGGCACGATCGTCGCGATCAACCCGGACCCGGAGGCACCGATCTTCGAGATCGCCGACTACGGGATCGTGGGGGACCTGTTCGAGGTGCTGCCGGCGGTCAGTGCCGAGCTGCGGGCCCGGCGAGGCTGA
- a CDS encoding phosphotransferase family protein produces the protein MSADDATTPTPAPLAFSGQRLDWRDLPRGVRTRIQELAGAQVTAEMSATTGFSPGFAAVLELADGRGVFVKAVSPEQNPQSPELARAEVRAAQAIPAQVPAPRLLWHDDDGDWVLLGFEVATGRPPLLPWRPAELRRVLEAMAVLSEATPLPGHRLPATDEHFAADFRGWHTLAEGPGSALDRTADWAEGTGEWLRAHLDTLCTWSEDATAALVGDRLVHGDLRADNVMIDVEHVALIDWPHASVGAAWADLAFMVPSIAMQGGGRPQEIFWAQPMSAGLEPERLRAAVAGLAGYFTHGALQPPPPGIPNLRRFQQAQAEQALLWLRDLG, from the coding sequence GTGAGTGCCGACGACGCGACGACGCCAACCCCGGCCCCGCTGGCCTTCAGCGGGCAACGCCTGGACTGGCGCGACCTGCCGCGCGGCGTCCGCACCCGGATCCAGGAGCTGGCCGGCGCGCAGGTCACCGCCGAGATGAGCGCCACCACCGGCTTCAGCCCCGGCTTCGCCGCGGTGCTCGAACTCGCCGACGGTCGCGGGGTGTTCGTCAAGGCGGTCTCCCCCGAACAGAACCCGCAGTCGCCCGAGCTGGCCCGGGCCGAGGTGCGCGCCGCACAGGCCATCCCGGCCCAGGTGCCCGCGCCCCGGCTGCTCTGGCACGACGACGACGGCGACTGGGTGCTGCTCGGCTTCGAGGTCGCCACCGGTCGCCCGCCGTTGCTGCCCTGGCGCCCGGCCGAGCTCCGCCGGGTGTTGGAGGCGATGGCCGTGCTGTCCGAGGCGACGCCGCTGCCCGGTCACCGGCTGCCGGCCACGGATGAGCACTTCGCCGCCGACTTCCGGGGCTGGCACACCCTGGCCGAGGGCCCGGGCAGCGCCCTCGACCGCACCGCCGACTGGGCGGAGGGCACCGGCGAGTGGCTGCGCGCGCACCTGGACACCCTGTGCACCTGGTCCGAGGACGCCACCGCCGCGCTGGTGGGCGACCGGCTGGTGCACGGCGACCTGCGGGCGGACAACGTGATGATCGACGTCGAGCACGTCGCCCTGATCGACTGGCCGCACGCCAGCGTCGGTGCCGCCTGGGCGGACCTGGCCTTCATGGTGCCCAGCATCGCGATGCAGGGCGGTGGCAGACCGCAGGAGATCTTCTGGGCCCAGCCGATGTCCGCCGGGCTGGAGCCGGAACGGCTGCGGGCGGCGGTCGCCGGGCTGGCCGGGTACTTCACCCACGGGGCGTTGCAGCCCCCGCCGCCCGGCATCCCGAACCTGCGCCGGTTCCAGCAGGCCCAGGCCGAGCAGGCGCTCCTCTGGCTGCGCGACCTGGGCTGA
- a CDS encoding cysteine desulfurase family protein, with the protein MNAYLDHAATTPMTPEAVAALTAHLAAGNPSSLHTAGRAARRVVEESRERLAAAVGARPSEVIFTSGGTEADNLAIKGVYTARQAADQQRRRIIVSSVEHHAVLDPAEWLAAHEGAELVFLGVDGEGRVDPAELAAELAAHGERTALVSVMWANNEVGTVQPVTEITRIAAAHGVPVHSDAVQAVGQLPVDFAASGLDALTLTGHKLGGPVGAGALLARRGLDLTPVLHGGGQERGVRSGTLDVAGIASLAVAVEQAVAEREQTAARLAALRDRLVAGVLAAVPDAVPRGATGADRLPGNAHLTFPGCEGDSLLFLLDSAGVECSTGSACQAGVPQPSHVLLAMGLDEPTARGALRFSLGRTSTEEDVTALLEALPGVVQRARAAGLVGVR; encoded by the coding sequence GTGAACGCGTATCTGGACCATGCGGCGACCACGCCGATGACCCCGGAGGCGGTGGCGGCGCTGACCGCACACCTGGCCGCCGGGAACCCGTCATCGCTGCACACCGCCGGTCGGGCGGCCCGCCGGGTGGTCGAGGAATCGCGGGAGCGCCTGGCGGCGGCGGTCGGCGCGCGTCCGTCCGAGGTCATCTTCACCAGCGGCGGCACGGAGGCCGACAACCTGGCGATCAAGGGTGTCTACACCGCTCGGCAGGCCGCTGACCAGCAACGACGCCGGATCATCGTGTCGTCGGTCGAACACCACGCTGTGCTCGACCCGGCCGAGTGGCTGGCCGCGCACGAGGGGGCCGAGCTGGTGTTCCTCGGGGTGGACGGCGAGGGCAGGGTCGACCCGGCGGAGCTGGCGGCCGAGCTCGCGGCCCACGGCGAGCGCACGGCGCTGGTGTCGGTGATGTGGGCGAACAACGAGGTCGGCACGGTGCAGCCGGTGACCGAGATCACCCGGATCGCGGCGGCGCACGGGGTGCCGGTGCACTCCGACGCGGTGCAGGCGGTCGGCCAGCTGCCCGTCGACTTCGCCGCCTCCGGCCTGGACGCGCTGACACTGACCGGGCACAAGCTGGGCGGCCCGGTCGGTGCCGGGGCGCTGCTGGCCCGGCGCGGACTGGACCTCACCCCGGTGCTGCACGGTGGCGGGCAGGAGCGCGGGGTGCGCTCGGGCACGCTGGACGTGGCCGGGATCGCCTCGTTGGCGGTGGCGGTGGAGCAGGCGGTGGCCGAGCGCGAGCAGACCGCGGCACGGCTCGCGGCACTGCGGGACCGGCTGGTCGCCGGGGTGCTGGCGGCCGTCCCGGATGCCGTGCCGCGGGGTGCGACCGGGGCCGACCGGCTGCCGGGCAACGCCCACCTCACCTTCCCCGGCTGCGAGGGCGATTCGCTGCTGTTCCTGCTGGACAGCGCGGGGGTCGAGTGCTCGACCGGATCAGCCTGCCAGGCCGGGGTGCCGCAGCCCTCGCACGTGCTGCTGGCGATGGGGCTGGACGAGCCGACGGCACGGGGTGCGCTGCGGTTCAGCCTGGGCCGGACCTCGACCGAGGAGGACGTGACGGCGCTGCTGGAGGCGCTGCCGGGTGTGGTGCAGCGGGCGCGGGCCGCCGGACTGGTGGGGGTGCGCTGA
- the mnmA gene encoding tRNA 2-thiouridine(34) synthase MnmA, whose translation MRVLAALSGGVDSAVAAARAVDAGHEVVGVHMALSRNRAQMRTGSRGCCSIEDAGDARRAADVLGIPYYVWDLSERFEDTVIADFLSEYEAGRTPNPCVRCNEHIKFDALLDKALALGFDAVCTGHYARAGVDDAGLPLLRRSVDPLKDQSYVLAVMGPQRLARAMFPLGEVESKEQVRAEAAARGLSVSAKPDSYDICFVADGDTQGFLRDRLGSRPGEIVTADGTVLGEHDGAYGFTVGQRKGLHIDRPAPDGKPRYVLSIEPVQNRVVVGSAEDLTVGAVDGEDTVWFVPAPEDWIDCLLQVRAHGGAVPVRALATADGGLRIEVDDDRLRGVAPGQSAVLYDGDRVLGQATVSATHPRGAAPTPAGPTALTA comes from the coding sequence ATGCGGGTGCTGGCGGCGTTGTCCGGTGGTGTCGACTCGGCGGTGGCCGCCGCACGCGCCGTCGACGCCGGGCACGAGGTGGTCGGGGTGCACATGGCGCTCTCCCGGAACCGGGCGCAGATGCGGACCGGGTCCCGGGGCTGCTGCTCGATCGAGGACGCCGGTGACGCCCGGCGCGCGGCGGACGTGCTCGGCATCCCGTACTACGTCTGGGACCTGTCCGAGCGGTTCGAGGACACCGTGATCGCGGACTTCCTGTCCGAGTACGAGGCGGGGCGTACCCCGAATCCGTGTGTGCGCTGCAACGAGCACATCAAGTTCGACGCGCTGCTGGACAAGGCGCTGGCGCTGGGCTTCGACGCGGTGTGCACCGGTCACTACGCCCGGGCCGGGGTCGACGACGCGGGTCTGCCCCTGCTGCGCCGGTCGGTGGACCCGCTCAAGGACCAGTCGTACGTGCTCGCGGTGATGGGCCCGCAGCGGTTGGCCCGGGCGATGTTCCCGCTGGGGGAGGTGGAGTCCAAGGAGCAGGTGCGCGCCGAGGCGGCCGCCCGGGGGCTGAGCGTCTCCGCCAAGCCGGACTCCTACGACATCTGCTTCGTCGCCGACGGCGACACGCAGGGATTCCTGCGGGACCGGCTCGGCTCGCGGCCCGGGGAGATCGTCACCGCCGACGGGACCGTGCTGGGCGAGCACGACGGCGCGTACGGCTTCACGGTCGGGCAGCGCAAGGGGCTGCACATCGACCGGCCGGCGCCGGACGGCAAGCCGCGCTACGTGCTGTCCATCGAGCCGGTGCAGAACCGGGTGGTGGTCGGCTCCGCCGAGGACCTGACCGTCGGGGCGGTGGACGGCGAGGACACGGTGTGGTTCGTGCCCGCGCCGGAGGACTGGATCGACTGCCTGCTCCAAGTGCGGGCGCACGGCGGCGCGGTGCCGGTCCGGGCGTTGGCCACCGCGGACGGCGGGCTGCGGATCGAGGTGGACGACGACCGACTGCGTGGCGTCGCGCCGGGCCAGTCGGCGGTGCTCTACGACGGCGACCGGGTGTTGGGGCAGGCCACGGTGTCGGCGACCCACCCGCGCGGCGCCGCACCGACCCCGGCCGGCCCGACGGCCTTGACCGCATGA